Genomic segment of Nymphaea colorata isolate Beijing-Zhang1983 unplaced genomic scaffold, ASM883128v2 scaffold0673, whole genome shotgun sequence:
CAGTGATTGACTTCTCTTTTTGAATGTTCTTGAGAGACAATGGTGGCTTGTCATAAACCTTTCCTTGAAAGACTAGCTGGCGAACTTACAAGTCCATGGGTTTAAATTGAGACGGAGCAGGACTGGGTGTGGGATATTGGAAGTTGCGCTGTTTTGAGCTGTGAGTGAAGGAACTGGCGTTGGAGGTGGTTGTTCGGGGCGGCGCACTGAGGGGACTGGCTGTGAGACGGAGCCATCTTTCTTGCGGTCATTAAGGTAGCTATCGACGTTGAGCTTGATCTTGTTTACCTTGGAGTCAATGCTGTTTGAGAACATTAAATATTATGACAAGATAGTGGCCCAATGAGCGCTTCTATATGGTATGCTAATTTTAGTAGATATGAAAGTCTGAAAAAGTATAAGCGATGCAGAAAGTTGAGTcagttttgagaaaaataagagtAAGATCAGAGTGGTTCAGGGCTCGTCTGGTTCCGCGTAGACTTCGTAGAGTTTTGCTTCTAGCTCTTGGTAGTCCTCCTCGCCAACAAACAAGTTGTAGTCCAGTTTTTGGAAGAGTTCAAGCTCCAGCTGGTGAAGATGGAGGGCATTGACCCCACCGGCGAACTCAAAGGCCTTGTTGTCGTAGTAGAAATCGTCCTGGAACTTGGCCGCCAAGAGCACTGCAGCAAGCACCATCTTGTGAGCGTTAAGACGGTTGAGACTGAACTCAGGCTGACTCATGTTGTAACGGTCGATGTACACAATTGCGATCACCAGACACTCAGGCGAGAATTGGGTGTACTTGTGGAGCCGGCGTAAGAAATCGACGAGGGGGATAGCTGGCGGTGAGGAAGAGTTGAAGATGGATTCGCATGGACTGCCCTCCTGTTCGATAAGATCCTCTAGAAGATCGGCAGTGAGGATCATGAGTTCTTCCACTCGCACGTCCACCGCCAGCGCCTACTGCAGCGACTTTAGATTATCCATTATCAAATCAATATCTCAATATCACCACCCGCCTTCCCAACAGTTCACTTCACCACCGACCCAAAAATTAGATGAGAGCAAGAGAGAACGACCAGGAAGTCTATCGCCTTAGATTTGACTGCAAAAATTCAGGCGATCATTTTGAAAACCCTCAGCTTGTGGACGATGGCCTGGAGGTGCTGCTCGGTTATGCTCTTGGCCGGCCTGCCCTCCACGATGGCTTAGATCTGTGACTTCTGGTGGAAGTATTCGATGTCCTTGTTGGCGTTGATCAGCAGCAGCTGCTTCATGGTGATGAGGTAGTCGAGAAGCACTATCCTCTCGTCTCTCCCCTCTCCTTCAGGCTGCCCGATCACTTCCCGATACAACTTTCCGATTTCTACTGCCAGTTCCCCGTCGATTCCTGCCAGTGCGTCTTCGTAGGCCACTGCTGACTCTCCGTTGAGTACTTGGGCGTACTTGAGGACGTATTGGTCCACCACTTCTTCGATTCGCTCAAATTCTCTGGTCCTGCGATAGATGGTGGCGTGCCGGGGAGTAATGAGACGCAGGTGCTTGAGGTCACTCAGTTTTCCTGCCAGCAACGCCCGCATCTGCTCGCGCAGTCTGGGAGAACCTTCACCC
This window contains:
- the LOC116245468 gene encoding cyclin-U4-1-like, producing the protein MILTADLLEDLIEQEGSPCESIFNSSSPPAIPLVDFLRRLHKYTQFSPECLVIAIVYIDRYNMSQPEFSLNRLNAHKMVLAAVLLAAKFQDDFYYDNKAFEFAGGVNALHLHQLELELFQKLDYNLFVGEEDYQELEAKLYEVYAEPDEP